The following are from one region of the Amycolatopsis sp. QT-25 genome:
- a CDS encoding acetoacetate--CoA ligase — MTHTADAPEVLWRPEPSRLSDTKIDAFRQWLRAERGVEVDDYDALWEFSVRRGPEFWSAVAGFLGLRWHDEPGEVLTGEMPNARWFEGGTLNYAEHSLMPGVAGAAKADDEVAVIFDREDGLSSQLTFGALRSAVASAREGLRKLGVAKGDRVVALAPNCPQTLIAFLATASLGAIWSSCSPDFGVRAVTDRFAQIEPKVLIAVDGYVYNGRWFDSRSTVNALRDEISTLEATVLVDYAGGRLDGTLDWDTLLADNAGAELAFEPVEFGHPLWVLYSSGTTGLPKGIVHGHGGITLEHLKALALQSDLGPDDRFFWFTTTGWMMWNFLISGLLTGTTIVLFDGSPGHPDLNVLWHLAEQHRVTYFGTSAPYIQSCLKAGIEPAERYDLTALRALGSTGAPLSVEGFRWIVDEVGDRVQICSVSGGTDLCAAFVASAPDVPVWLGELSVRALGAAVAAFDEQGKPVVETVGELVITEPMPSMPVFFWNDPDGARLREAYFEMYPGIWRHGDWIRITGRGSAVIYGRSDSTLNRGGVRMGTAEFYRVVESFDQVADSLVIDTSAAGNEDGQLLCFLVLAEGTSLDEVEPALRKELRGALSPRHVPDRFVQVSEVPRTLNGKKCEVPVKKILSGVSPDRAVSRDALLNPDALVPFVELARS, encoded by the coding sequence GTGACGCACACCGCCGACGCCCCAGAAGTGCTCTGGCGCCCCGAGCCGAGCCGCCTGTCCGACACCAAGATCGACGCGTTCCGCCAGTGGCTGCGCGCCGAACGCGGCGTGGAGGTCGACGACTACGACGCGTTGTGGGAGTTCTCCGTGCGACGTGGGCCCGAGTTCTGGTCCGCCGTCGCCGGCTTCCTCGGCCTGCGCTGGCACGACGAGCCCGGCGAGGTGCTCACCGGCGAGATGCCGAACGCGCGATGGTTCGAAGGCGGCACGCTGAACTACGCCGAGCACTCGCTGATGCCCGGCGTCGCGGGCGCCGCGAAGGCCGACGACGAGGTCGCCGTGATCTTCGATCGCGAAGACGGCCTCTCGTCGCAGCTGACCTTCGGTGCCCTGCGGTCCGCCGTCGCCTCCGCGCGGGAAGGGCTGCGGAAGCTGGGAGTGGCCAAAGGGGACAGGGTGGTCGCGCTGGCGCCGAACTGCCCGCAGACCCTGATCGCGTTCCTCGCCACCGCGAGTCTCGGCGCGATCTGGTCGTCGTGCTCGCCGGACTTCGGCGTCCGCGCGGTCACCGACCGGTTCGCGCAGATCGAGCCGAAGGTGCTGATCGCGGTCGACGGCTACGTCTACAATGGACGGTGGTTCGACAGCCGGTCGACGGTGAACGCGTTGCGTGACGAGATCTCCACACTGGAAGCGACCGTGCTCGTCGACTACGCCGGTGGCCGCCTCGACGGCACACTCGACTGGGACACGCTGCTCGCCGACAACGCGGGCGCGGAACTGGCCTTCGAACCCGTCGAATTCGGCCACCCGCTGTGGGTCCTGTACTCCTCGGGGACCACCGGCCTGCCGAAGGGCATCGTCCACGGCCACGGCGGCATCACCCTCGAACACCTCAAAGCCCTTGCCCTGCAAAGTGATCTCGGCCCCGATGATCGTTTCTTCTGGTTCACCACCACCGGCTGGATGATGTGGAACTTCCTCATCTCCGGCCTGCTGACCGGAACCACGATCGTGCTCTTCGACGGCAGCCCGGGACATCCGGACCTGAACGTGTTGTGGCACTTGGCCGAACAGCACCGCGTCACCTACTTCGGCACGTCGGCGCCGTACATCCAGAGCTGCCTGAAGGCCGGCATCGAACCGGCCGAGCGCTACGATCTCACCGCGTTGCGCGCCTTGGGTTCCACCGGCGCGCCGCTGAGCGTCGAGGGTTTCCGGTGGATCGTCGACGAGGTCGGCGACCGCGTCCAGATCTGCTCGGTCTCCGGCGGCACGGACCTGTGCGCGGCGTTCGTCGCGTCCGCCCCGGACGTCCCGGTCTGGCTCGGCGAGCTCTCGGTCCGCGCGCTCGGCGCCGCCGTCGCCGCGTTCGACGAGCAAGGAAAGCCCGTCGTGGAGACGGTCGGCGAACTGGTGATCACCGAGCCGATGCCGTCGATGCCGGTGTTCTTCTGGAACGACCCGGACGGCGCACGGCTGCGCGAGGCGTACTTCGAGATGTACCCCGGGATCTGGCGGCACGGCGACTGGATCCGGATCACCGGACGCGGCTCCGCCGTCATCTACGGACGCAGCGATTCGACGCTGAACCGCGGCGGCGTCCGGATGGGCACGGCCGAGTTCTACCGCGTCGTCGAGTCGTTCGACCAGGTCGCGGATTCGCTGGTGATCGACACGTCGGCGGCGGGGAACGAGGACGGGCAGCTGCTGTGCTTCCTCGTGCTGGCCGAAGGCACGTCGCTCGACGAGGTCGAACCCGCCCTGCGCAAGGAACTGCGCGGCGCCCTCTCGCCGCGGCACGTGCCCGACCGGTTCGTCCAGGTGAGCGAAGTGCCGCGGACACTCAACGGCAAGAAATGCGAGGTCCCGGTCAAGAAGATCCTTTCGGGGGTTTCCCCTGACCGCGCCGTCAGCCGGGATGCCCTGCTGAACCCCGACGCCCTCGTACCGTTCGTGGAGCTGGCAAGGAGCTAA
- a CDS encoding NaeI family type II restriction endonuclease, producing MVLEGPPGRGDDPELDAVTDRLYEHDPSGDRVAKVLRETIDQLLDGRRSGRWDYVQLHKTEKTHMGTLVEINLHREFDFADGVATDYRIAGHDVDCKFSQRIGGWEMGPEMVDQLCLVIWASDLESKWQAGLVRARQDRLRLNANRDAKRRLTERGVTEIRWLWKSHGNLAPNVLLHLDPLRRERIMDARARRGDRHAQARLFQLCRDVQNQIITRATVETVGWGLDDPLKRMRSNGGARDALRPEGLLVLGHQDNDPGVASALGLPVPQKGQFVVTRVVPARDDEDLRMASIQGQLWRKATPDDPLHPAPVVPRS from the coding sequence ATGGTTCTAGAGGGTCCGCCTGGACGCGGAGATGACCCTGAGCTCGACGCTGTAACCGATCGGCTTTATGAGCATGATCCATCAGGCGATCGTGTCGCCAAGGTACTTAGAGAAACAATTGACCAGCTACTTGACGGGCGTCGAAGCGGCCGGTGGGATTACGTACAACTTCACAAGACCGAAAAGACTCACATGGGCACGTTGGTTGAGATCAACCTGCATCGTGAATTTGATTTTGCAGATGGAGTAGCCACCGACTATCGGATCGCCGGCCACGATGTGGACTGCAAGTTCTCCCAGCGGATTGGCGGCTGGGAGATGGGACCCGAGATGGTCGACCAACTGTGCTTGGTGATCTGGGCAAGTGACCTGGAAAGCAAGTGGCAGGCTGGCCTTGTCCGGGCAAGGCAAGACCGGTTGCGCCTGAATGCGAATCGAGATGCAAAGCGGCGACTAACCGAGCGCGGCGTCACAGAGATCAGGTGGCTCTGGAAGTCGCATGGCAATCTTGCCCCGAACGTACTGTTGCATCTTGACCCGCTGAGGCGAGAGCGGATCATGGATGCGCGCGCACGACGCGGTGATCGCCATGCGCAAGCACGGTTGTTTCAACTGTGCCGAGATGTGCAAAATCAGATAATTACCCGGGCCACCGTTGAAACGGTGGGCTGGGGTCTGGACGATCCATTGAAACGGATGCGCAGCAATGGCGGTGCCCGCGATGCGCTTCGTCCCGAAGGTTTGCTTGTCCTCGGGCACCAGGACAACGATCCTGGAGTTGCGTCCGCGCTAGGACTTCCGGTGCCGCAAAAGGGACAGTTCGTAGTCACCCGGGTTGTGCCCGCACGAGACGATGAAGATCTGCGGATGGCCTCGATACAAGGCCAGCTCTGGCGGAAGGCAACACCAGATGATCCTCTGCACCCCGCTCCGGTTGTTCCTCGTAGCTAG
- a CDS encoding transcriptional regulator, translating to MTKDYGRPPRAEENRALIESRLAEVAAGAGVHETVTIDWRGRPTHLDVIEMSVGDLYYNPATHRIRAQRSHDSSRSDLLEQDPWSQGSQEYLDFLLKALPSDLSKVDPVFTGLAESLNDYKQTDPGLITRDGVLVNGNTRRAALLQIGGPGQGMRVAVLPESCTWADVSDVELSLQLRKTHHREYSYVNRLLAIDELTKQGMPTSVIATTFRTTSAACEQDLWVLRCIESLVERSKAQGTRLPIFAFEDKTEKLKELYRRYSKDVTVDPEMAELVKEYRLAAITLDFSKTDVRLIEDDFQQRYLSKHLPEVLKEQDDGHESVSIPGLNRKVKGASNALASVKKLTDTALRAKAAEAFDPTLRDPVAAEAVQAGEELRAAMEKALVPAGKDARIRKRKQAAPTRLLDACQDIDQCVTDLVMSRGSRSLDEESFDEAVVKLRSSLERLALETRRTVSVPGDGVDWLISALYSGS from the coding sequence GTGACTAAAGACTACGGTCGGCCGCCACGAGCTGAAGAGAACCGCGCGCTGATCGAGAGTCGACTGGCGGAAGTAGCTGCCGGCGCAGGGGTGCACGAGACTGTAACGATTGACTGGCGTGGTCGACCAACACATCTAGACGTTATCGAGATGTCGGTAGGTGATCTGTATTACAACCCAGCTACTCACAGGATTCGCGCTCAACGTAGTCACGACAGTTCGCGAAGTGACTTGCTCGAACAGGATCCCTGGAGCCAGGGAAGTCAAGAGTACCTAGACTTTTTGCTTAAAGCCTTGCCATCGGATCTTTCAAAAGTTGACCCAGTTTTTACTGGGTTGGCTGAGAGCCTGAATGACTACAAACAAACTGACCCCGGGCTAATCACCCGTGATGGTGTACTTGTAAACGGCAATACGAGGCGTGCGGCTCTGCTTCAGATTGGCGGGCCGGGGCAAGGTATGCGTGTCGCAGTTCTGCCCGAGTCATGTACCTGGGCCGACGTAAGCGACGTTGAGCTGTCTTTGCAGCTCCGAAAGACCCATCATCGAGAGTACTCCTATGTCAACCGGCTACTAGCTATTGATGAGCTGACTAAACAGGGAATGCCGACTAGCGTGATCGCGACAACGTTTCGCACCACGTCAGCTGCTTGTGAACAAGATCTGTGGGTGCTCAGGTGCATTGAATCACTAGTTGAGCGCAGTAAGGCGCAGGGTACACGCCTGCCGATCTTTGCTTTCGAAGATAAAACTGAGAAGCTTAAAGAATTATATCGACGGTACTCAAAAGACGTCACAGTCGACCCGGAGATGGCAGAGTTGGTAAAAGAGTATCGCCTGGCTGCTATTACTTTGGATTTTTCGAAGACTGACGTGCGGCTGATTGAGGATGATTTCCAACAACGCTATCTGTCTAAGCACCTCCCTGAGGTGCTGAAAGAACAGGACGATGGTCACGAATCAGTTTCTATTCCGGGATTAAATCGAAAAGTTAAGGGCGCGTCGAATGCGTTGGCTTCTGTCAAAAAGCTAACTGATACAGCTTTGCGGGCAAAGGCTGCTGAAGCATTCGATCCTACTCTCCGGGATCCTGTCGCAGCTGAAGCAGTTCAGGCGGGAGAGGAACTTCGTGCGGCAATGGAAAAGGCCCTGGTGCCGGCAGGCAAAGATGCTCGGATACGAAAAAGGAAGCAGGCGGCCCCCACAAGGCTTCTGGATGCTTGCCAAGATATCGATCAATGTGTCACTGACCTGGTTATGTCTCGGGGATCTAGAAGCCTAGATGAGGAATCTTTTGACGAGGCGGTCGTCAAGCTGAGGAGCAGTCTGGAGCGGCTAGCGCTGGAGACTCGACGCACAGTTTCCGTTCCCGGCGATGGAGTGGACTGGCTTATTTCGGCCCTCTATTCGGGGTCTTAA
- a CDS encoding DEAD/DEAH box helicase translates to MNPEASLFIGFDVTRTQALLRARLDFVSALGRLLERFPAGRFSDKTAAVVPVDEFLIGLEALADWPEPETVTWDATFQATVEEMLDDAEEADRQLHGDGQIEIGSSEVDELLGPSWCGELTDFQRRDIARLISLGHSANFSVPGAGKTRVALAVFAAMREKGKVDRLLVVGPKAAYEAWLYEAKVCFKRPLEVKVVTNRLPSAADLLLVNYERLNPSLAGFARWLQESPGMMILDEAHRMKLGAAGVYGSACMALGPLSRVRMILSGTPAPNGPKDLESLLAFVWPGRGRRVVRQAIGGGDLGYASSKLRPLYTRTTKQELGLPPVSTRVRRVEMSPLHREIYDAMVGQFTARAERNRNDFESLGRAVLRLLMAATSPALLVEGATKYEPLSFQIPPLEVNEDEPLYVLLRDLSKYEIPPKYQEALTIVADNARNGLKTLVWASFVRSIKSLEVLFKDFSPAVVHGGTADRAEQLRTFREDPACAVLVSNPATLGEGVSLHQVCHDAVYVDRDFQAGRFLQSLDRIHRLGLAHDTETRVTILEAQGSIDEIVALRLKEKLEFMGQILDDPSVRKLGDPEDEIALAGGLDAADIQAIIGRVGAILP, encoded by the coding sequence ATGAACCCGGAAGCGAGCCTATTCATTGGCTTCGATGTAACTCGTACTCAAGCTTTGCTGCGGGCGCGATTAGATTTCGTTTCCGCTCTGGGGCGGCTGCTTGAGCGCTTTCCGGCAGGACGGTTCTCGGACAAGACGGCCGCGGTTGTTCCTGTCGATGAATTTCTCATTGGCCTGGAAGCCTTAGCCGATTGGCCTGAGCCAGAAACGGTCACCTGGGATGCAACGTTCCAAGCAACTGTCGAGGAGATGCTTGACGATGCTGAAGAAGCTGATAGGCAGCTGCATGGTGACGGCCAAATCGAAATTGGTTCCAGTGAAGTCGATGAGCTTCTCGGGCCAAGCTGGTGCGGTGAGCTGACCGACTTTCAGCGTCGGGATATAGCCCGTTTGATATCACTTGGGCATAGCGCGAATTTTAGTGTTCCTGGCGCAGGTAAGACGCGGGTGGCGCTGGCGGTCTTCGCGGCGATGCGTGAGAAAGGAAAAGTCGATCGGTTGTTAGTGGTAGGACCAAAGGCTGCTTACGAAGCATGGCTGTACGAAGCCAAGGTTTGTTTCAAACGTCCGCTCGAAGTCAAAGTGGTAACCAACCGGCTACCAAGCGCGGCAGATCTTCTTTTAGTGAATTACGAACGCTTGAACCCTTCTCTGGCTGGATTTGCTAGGTGGTTGCAAGAGTCTCCTGGAATGATGATTCTTGATGAAGCTCACAGGATGAAATTGGGTGCTGCTGGGGTTTATGGATCCGCATGTATGGCGCTTGGCCCATTGAGTCGAGTCCGGATGATCCTTAGCGGTACGCCAGCGCCTAATGGCCCCAAAGACCTTGAAAGCCTTTTGGCGTTCGTCTGGCCGGGCCGCGGCCGCCGGGTGGTCCGGCAGGCGATCGGCGGGGGAGATCTTGGTTATGCGAGTAGCAAACTGAGGCCGCTCTACACGCGAACAACAAAACAAGAACTAGGCTTACCCCCTGTTTCAACGCGTGTTCGCAGGGTTGAAATGTCACCTTTGCATCGAGAGATATATGATGCGATGGTTGGCCAGTTCACTGCTCGTGCAGAGCGAAACCGTAACGACTTCGAATCATTGGGAAGGGCAGTTCTCCGACTATTGATGGCGGCTACCAGTCCTGCCCTTCTTGTGGAAGGAGCGACGAAGTATGAGCCGCTTTCATTTCAGATTCCACCTTTGGAAGTGAATGAAGACGAGCCACTCTATGTCCTGCTTAGAGATTTGTCAAAGTATGAGATCCCCCCTAAGTATCAGGAAGCCTTAACTATTGTTGCAGATAATGCGAGAAATGGGTTGAAGACGCTGGTTTGGGCTAGTTTTGTGCGCAGTATTAAGTCTTTAGAGGTGCTTTTTAAAGACTTCAGTCCGGCTGTGGTGCACGGAGGTACTGCGGACAGAGCCGAGCAACTTCGTACCTTTCGCGAAGATCCGGCATGCGCGGTGCTGGTTTCAAATCCGGCCACCTTGGGCGAGGGGGTTAGTCTGCATCAAGTGTGTCATGACGCAGTCTATGTGGACCGAGATTTTCAGGCAGGCCGATTCTTGCAGAGCCTTGACCGTATCCATCGGCTAGGTCTTGCGCATGACACTGAGACCAGGGTAACGATACTCGAAGCTCAAGGCAGTATTGATGAGATTGTGGCACTGCGTTTGAAAGAAAAGCTGGAGTTCATGGGGCAGATTTTGGATGATCCCTCAGTGCGGAAACTGGGAGACCCTGAAGACGAGATCGCGCTCGCGGGTGGCCTGGATGCAGCGGACATACAGGCCATCATTGGCCGCGTTGGCGCGATCCTGCCGTAG